A portion of the Meiothermus sp. CFH 77666 genome contains these proteins:
- the dnaG gene encoding DNA primase: MDAQTAQAIELIRSRMPIQELVGRYVALKPSGKGTWKGLCPFHQEKTPSFQVNETKGLCYCFGCKAGGDIFAFLQKIEGIEFREALERLAQETGVELPQYKGRASARKEALQILELTQTYFRSHLGGEALQYLQARGLTPESIEQFGLGYAPASRDGLLKYLHAQGVSPQEALEAGVLMEREGRFFDRFRNRITFPIQDALGRTVAFTARALAQDDHPKYLNSPETALFKKSLLLYGYPQARAAIRERGRAVVVEGLFDVIALHQMGFSEAVAVLGSSLSAEQAHLLKRADAAELYLAFDADEAGRKATLQSLNLEIARSFVVYAVLLEGGKDPGDLLLVPDGKVRFEAALNAALPEVEYRFEVAASGLDLRRPEHKQKVLEALKPRLVSSEPFDRVVEKLKAKVIGALELSPRALEDYLARARFAAGRPTPGAAPLRTDRVASLGLSRPDLTEKRLLRELDVIALLYSVPEEEFVQWALYVEDHTWPPEGSLLADFMQAARSEQGKSRILKHFEQRGEGARLIDVLMKSPSFDQTNLEAHLTVAMARVREVYYEMRLDKLKTQLKSTTDLDEIRALTKDIQEVLQAIEAERRVYKR, from the coding sequence ATGGATGCCCAGACTGCCCAGGCCATCGAACTGATTCGCTCCCGGATGCCCATTCAGGAGCTGGTGGGGCGGTATGTGGCGCTCAAACCCAGCGGCAAGGGCACCTGGAAGGGCCTGTGCCCCTTTCACCAGGAAAAAACCCCATCTTTTCAGGTCAACGAGACCAAAGGGCTGTGTTACTGCTTTGGCTGTAAAGCGGGGGGCGACATCTTTGCCTTTCTGCAAAAGATTGAGGGCATCGAGTTTCGGGAAGCCTTAGAGCGCCTGGCTCAAGAAACCGGCGTGGAGTTGCCGCAGTACAAAGGGCGCGCTTCTGCACGCAAGGAAGCCCTGCAAATCCTCGAGCTCACCCAGACTTACTTCCGTTCCCACCTTGGGGGTGAAGCGTTGCAATACCTGCAAGCCCGCGGCTTGACCCCCGAGTCCATCGAGCAGTTTGGCCTGGGCTATGCCCCAGCCAGCCGGGATGGCCTGCTCAAGTACCTTCACGCTCAGGGGGTGAGCCCCCAGGAGGCCCTGGAAGCCGGGGTGCTGATGGAGCGCGAGGGGCGCTTTTTTGACCGCTTCCGCAATCGCATCACCTTTCCCATCCAGGACGCCCTGGGCCGCACCGTGGCCTTTACGGCCCGGGCCCTGGCCCAGGACGACCACCCCAAGTACCTCAACTCGCCCGAAACGGCCCTGTTCAAAAAAAGCTTGCTGCTTTATGGCTACCCCCAGGCCCGGGCGGCCATTCGGGAGCGAGGGCGTGCAGTGGTGGTGGAAGGGCTTTTCGATGTGATTGCCCTGCACCAGATGGGCTTTAGCGAGGCGGTGGCGGTGCTGGGTTCCTCGCTCTCTGCCGAGCAGGCCCATCTCCTGAAGCGGGCCGATGCCGCCGAGCTCTACCTCGCCTTCGACGCCGACGAGGCTGGGCGCAAGGCTACCCTGCAAAGCCTCAACCTGGAGATTGCCCGAAGCTTTGTGGTCTATGCGGTGCTGCTCGAGGGCGGTAAAGACCCGGGCGACCTGCTGCTGGTACCGGATGGCAAAGTGCGCTTTGAAGCAGCCCTGAACGCGGCGCTGCCCGAAGTGGAGTACCGCTTCGAGGTGGCCGCCAGTGGGCTGGACTTGCGCCGCCCCGAACACAAACAAAAAGTCCTCGAGGCCCTCAAACCTCGTCTGGTCTCGAGCGAGCCCTTCGACCGGGTGGTGGAAAAGCTCAAGGCCAAGGTGATCGGAGCCCTGGAGCTTTCGCCGCGTGCGCTGGAAGACTATCTGGCCAGGGCGCGGTTCGCTGCAGGACGCCCTACCCCCGGCGCTGCGCCCCTCCGAACCGACCGGGTCGCCAGCCTGGGGCTGAGCCGCCCCGACCTCACCGAAAAGCGCCTGCTGCGCGAGCTGGATGTGATTGCCCTCCTGTACTCGGTGCCCGAGGAAGAGTTTGTGCAGTGGGCGCTGTATGTCGAAGACCACACCTGGCCGCCAGAGGGCAGCCTGCTGGCCGACTTCATGCAGGCGGCCCGTTCCGAACAGGGTAAGAGCCGTATCCTCAAACACTTCGAGCAGCGGGGGGAGGGGGCCCGGCTGATTGATGTGCTCATGAAAAGCCCCAGTTTTGACCAGACCAACCTCGAGGCCCACCTGACCGTGGCCATGGCCCGGGTACGCGAGGTGTACTACGAAATGCGCCTCGACAAACTCAAAACCCAGCTCAAAAGCACCACTGATCTGGACGAGATTCGCGCCCTGACCAAAGACATTCAGGAAGTCTTGCAGGCCATCGAGGCCGAGCGGCGGGTCTACAAGCGCTAA
- a CDS encoding 3-hydroxybutyrate dehydrogenase, producing MILQGKTALITGAGSGIGKAIAEVFAREGARVILNDLSPAAAEVAQAVGGVFLQADLSDQTAVKTLAQRALEQGPIDILVNNAGLQRINPVDEYPEETWNMMLQVLLTAPFQLIKYTLPGMKARRWGRILNISSLHGLVASPYKSAYISAKHGLMGLTKTVALEVAEYGITCNAICPAYVKTGIVESQIADQARTLGISEAEVIEKVMLAPAAIKRLIEPEEVAEYALFLASDKAGAITGSAQVIDLGWTAR from the coding sequence ATGATTCTCCAAGGCAAAACCGCCCTCATTACCGGGGCCGGAAGCGGCATTGGAAAGGCCATAGCGGAAGTGTTCGCCAGGGAAGGGGCCAGGGTCATCCTGAACGACCTCTCCCCTGCTGCAGCCGAGGTTGCGCAGGCCGTCGGCGGGGTCTTTCTCCAGGCCGACCTGTCCGATCAGACCGCGGTCAAGACGCTCGCCCAGCGGGCCCTCGAGCAGGGCCCCATTGACATTCTGGTCAACAACGCCGGTTTGCAGCGTATCAACCCGGTAGACGAGTACCCCGAGGAAACCTGGAACATGATGCTCCAGGTGCTCCTGACAGCTCCTTTCCAGCTCATCAAGTACACCCTGCCGGGTATGAAAGCCCGCCGGTGGGGCCGCATCCTGAACATTTCTTCGTTGCACGGGCTGGTGGCCAGTCCCTACAAGTCGGCCTACATCTCGGCCAAGCATGGCTTGATGGGCCTGACCAAGACGGTGGCGTTGGAAGTGGCCGAGTACGGCATCACCTGCAACGCCATCTGCCCGGCCTACGTCAAGACCGGCATTGTCGAGAGCCAGATTGCCGACCAGGCCCGCACCCTGGGCATCTCCGAGGCCGAGGTCATCGAAAAGGTGATGCTGGCCCCGGCAGCTATCAAGCGCTTGATCGAGCCGGAGGAGGTGGCCGAATACGCTCTGTTTCTGGCCTCCGACAAGGCAGGGGCCATTACCGGTTCGGCCCAGGTGATCGATCTGGGCTGGACTGCACGGTAG